Genomic window (Ranitomeya variabilis isolate aRanVar5 chromosome 8, aRanVar5.hap1, whole genome shotgun sequence):
TACTTAGATGATTTCTTCAAAACGATCTTGGCCACATAGATCACAAGAACAAGGAAAAGGAAAACGGTCACTGCAATTAGACCTGTGCCCCATTGAGGAATCTTCCTGGCCTGCTTGCTGGTCTCTGTAGTACAAATATCAAGATTTTAGACATTAGTTCCATCAATTGTTATGAACAGAGATATAACATGAAGTTCTCTGGCCCTAATGCACAATAGGTAATAACCCACCCGGCCCCCCAAAAAATCGCACATCATTCATAGTACTGGGCATAGGGACTTTTGTGACTCCTCAAGCTCAGGTGCCCCATATTGTTATGAATATCCATGATTTTCCAACTTCTAGCACCGTGGCATTCCTTGTCCAGGGGATATGACTATGATTTTTTGAGTTCTTCAACATCAAACCCCTTTGATGGTCTGATTTAGAAAAGAACCTCATCACTTAGAATGACTGGAGACTACAAGAAGCATCTTTCTCTCTGGAAGACCCGACATGTCCTTGTACTACATAGACAGATCATTGACTTTAATGAGAGCagtgtaatgcttcattttcccTGCGGGAGCGCTGCAGGgaaactgagcccctgctgccagtTTCCACAAAATATAGCTGAAAGAGACTGGATTCAGGAGTGGAATAATCGGTGACCTAAAAAAAAAGAGTTGTCCATTTTGGGCCAAAGCTGTCTATGGCAAAATCCCTTTAACACCTAGTGTTTAGCGCCGCACCGTCCAGGACAATTTTCTGATACATCAAGGCACATAAGGGTTCCTCTTAGACCATACTCAGATAGAGTTTTTGTGAGGTTATTGGAGCTGATCGTCTCCAAAATCTTTCTGTTCCAAAATCCTTGGAAAGCTCTTTCTATAAACTTCTGTGGGAAATCCACTTTCTGGAGGAGTTTtccttttagctttttttttttttttttttaaatccctgaaGAGGTATTGTAAAACAGTTGGTATAGGAAAATAAAAGCAGATCCTAAAGGAATCCACTCCAAACTAGGCAATACCCAATCAGAAAAAAAATCTTCAGGGGAAAAGAAAAAACTTTTCAAAAActtttcaggaaaagaaaaacttccccaaccccccaaaaaataaacacAATTCAGAAGCAGTTTCTGCTTAAACACCCCAATAATTCCAGGCCTTTTTTGTGACAAAGACCGCACTGGATTAGTGATTTTTCTTGCTGAGATGTTCATTGGATGGTAACCCAGACTTCTTCTACTCGGGGAAGGCGCAGTAACAATGGTGTGTTTATCTGCCCTATTACACAATGGAGCTGGGCTAACAGCAGGTGATTCATGAGCTTTTGTAAATGTCTTACTTATTACCCATGTTATTTCACAAgccacaatttacaaaaaaaaaataccataaaaTAAATCAAGACaaaaatatacacacacagtgACGTGCAAGCCGAAAAAAAAGTAGCAAGCGCCAGCGGCCCCAAGATTCCTGGCCCCGATATGCAGAGCTGTTTGTTTGCATAAGTCTTCAGCTAATGGCACTCGAGAGTTTTTTCACAGTCAGACATTATTATTACAGACCTATGGACTTACAGAACCTTGCACAGTCATTCACCATACACATCTTAGAGGGGCTTTCCTACTAAATTCATTTATTAATTCCACGAGATAGGGGGACAAATATTTCATTGCTGGGGAACCTCCACCAAGAACGATGTGCCACATATCCATGTGTGACCACTGGTGATgatcgagcatgctcggataaggtgttatctgagcatgctcgggttctAACCGAGGGTCTtcagcatgctcaaaaaatatgttctagtccccgcggctgcatgtcttacCACTGTTCGACAACCCCAACACATgccgggattgcctgtttgttagaaagTTTATCAGCTGTCATACAGCCACGAGAtgtgcagccgcggggactagaacatattttttgagcatgctgaAGACCCTCGGTTagtacctgagcatgctcagataacaccttatccgaccacgtttgctcatcactaatgaggaaTGGAAGCACAGAGAATATTAAGATCCTTTACTCCATACGCTGTGTATAAGCATAAGATAAAATCAAGTGCATGTAATGGAGAACATCCCAGTAACACCACAACCTACCTGACTGGCAGGAGACTGGTCCTAGAGAGAGAAGCAGCAGGGCGATGAGCTGCAGGTACCCCATAATTACACCGATCAGGAAAATAAACTCCGATCACAGAGATCGGGAAGAGGAAGAATTCCTCTGCAGTTAATGCTCAACCTGCCAGGTATTTGGCAACACCTCTCCACATTGGGAGGGACCTGACGGCTCCGGTCACAGGAGCTAATTCATCACCTTGTAAAAAACCAACCGTCACATCACTAATCTGGAAGCCACAAGTCACCGGCAGATATCACAAGCTTCTTGTATCTGTTATCAAACTATGGGGCAGATGTTAAACGAAAGAGGATCTTCGTCTTTATATAAAATTAACTCTGCACCAAAACATGGCGCGGACCCATCAGCGGCACCGGTTCACCCCCTCTAAACGCTGAAGTGTCCCTGAAGGCACCAGTCGCTAGGGTCTGGATGCAAAGTCCGATTTGTGGGGGcctacatgacattttttggtaaCCACACTCAATTATAGTCTAAATACTAACATCACACAGTGCGACATCATAGGGCCACGACGTAGCGGCGTTATAGACCATGATGTACATCGAGTGCCGAAATACCGCACTCAGTAATATATACtcatataatctaatatataaagctgaatgtgtgtatgtatgtgtgtgtgtatgtatgtgtgtgtgtatgtccgggattggcatctgcaccgttgcagctacagctacaacattttgcacagtcacacgtctggaccccgagagcgtcataggctatgttgtgaggcaaaattttaaccccgcgcgttccagttcaccaaacaattttgcccctatctacataatggggaaaaagtgaaaggaaaagtgttggaggcaaattgacagctgccagatgtgaacaagggggacttaaagaatgagagcgatggaaagagtatataccgtacagctgctaaggtggggccccgacatgggatactgttgtgaatttggattctgggctcccccggtggctactggtggaattgaactggtgttttcatcttctctgttcacctgttcccatcaagatgtgggtgtcgctatataacctggctgctctgttagttgcttgccggtcaacaatgttatcagaagcctctctgtgcttgttcctgctcctagacaactactagataagttggactcttgtccatgtttgtttttgcatttttgttccagttcacagctgtagtttcgttactgtgtctggaaagctcttgtgaacaggaattgccactctggtgttatgagttaatgccagagttttaaagtaattcctggatggtattttgatagggttttcagctgaccatgaaagtgtcctttctgtcttctgctatgtagtaagtggacctcaaatttgctaaacctattttcatactacgtttgttatttcatcttaattcaccgccaatacatgtggggggcctctgtctcctttcggggtatttctctagaggtgagctaggactaatattttcctctgctagcattatttagtcctccggctggtgctgggcatctagaatcaacgtaggcatgctacccggccactgctagttgtgcgttaggtttagttcatggtcagctcagttcccatcttccaagagctagttcctatatatgctgatgctatgttctcttgccattgagaacatgacagtttgaccggaccacaaagtgttaattgtttgggctgaagcaggagaaaaagaagtgtttaagggaattttttttttttttttcccctcagagttttgctgcctagcccttaattgctgtctagctgcttcttacctcctcttaacccttgaatggctctgtgtccacctgtttgtaatggatcttcagagtgtaactgcaggtttgaataatctcgccacgaaggtacaaaatttgcaagactttgtttgtcatgcacctgtatctgagccgagaattccttggccggaatttttctcggggaatagatctgggtttcagaattttcgaaataattgcaaattatttttgtccctgaaatttcgctctgccggagaccctgcacagcaggtcaggattgtgatttccttgctccggggcgaccctcaagactgggctttttcattgacaccaggggatcctgcgttgctcaatgtggatgcgttttttctggccttggggttgctttatgacgaacctcatttggagcttcaggcagaaaaaactttgatgtccctatctcaggggcaagatgaagcggaaatttactgtcaaagattccgtaaatggtctgtgcttactcagtggaatgagtgcgccctggcggcgactttcagagagggtctctctgatgccattaaggatgttatggtggggttccctgtgcctgcgggtctgaatgagtccatgacaatggctattcagatcgataggcgtttgcgggagcgcaaaccagtgcaccatctggcggtgtccactgagaagtcgccagagagtatgcagtgtgatagaattctgtcccgaagcgagcggcagaattttagacggaaaaatgggttgtgtttctattgtggtgattctactcatgttatatcagcatgctctaagcgcactaaaaagcttgataaatctgtttccatttgcaccttaccgtctaagtttattctatctgtgaccttgatttgctctttgtcatctattaccacggacgcctatgtcgactctggcgccgctttgagtcttatggattggtcctttgccaaacgctgtgggtatgatttagagcctttggagactcttattcctctgaaggggattgactccaccccattggctaataataaaccacaatactggacacaagtaactatgcgtattaatccggatcaccaggagattattcgctttctggtgctgtataatctacatgatgatttggtgctaggattgccttggctgcaatctcacaacccagtcctcgactggagagctatgtctgtgttgagctggggatgtaagggggctcatggggatgtacctgtggtttccatttcatcatctattccctctgaaattcctgagttcctgtctgactatcgtgacgtctttgaagaatccaagcttggttcattacctccgcaccgagagtgcgattgtgccatagatttaatcccgggtagtaaatacccaaagggtcgtttatttaatctgtctgtgcctgaacatgctgctatgcgagaatatataaaggagtccttggaaaagggacatattcgtccatcgtcatctcccttaggagccggttttttctttgtgtcaaaaaaagacggctctttgagaccatgtatcgattatcggcttttgaataaaatcactgtaaaatatcaatacccattgccgttgctgactgatttgtttgctcgcataaagggggccaagtggttctctaagattgaccttcgtggggcgtataatttggtgcgaatcagacagggggatgagtggaaaaccgcatttaatacgcccgagggccactttgagtatttagtgatgccttttggtctttcaaatgctccgtcagttttccagtcctttatgcatgatatttttcgcgattatttggataaatttatgattgtgtatctggatgatattctgattttttcggatgactgggactctcatgtccagcaagtcaggagggttttccaggttttgcggtctaattctttgtgtgtgaagggttctaagtgtgtttttggggtacagaggatttcctttttgggatatattttttctccctcttccattgaaatggatcctgtcaaggttcaagctatttgtgattggacgcagccctcttctcttaagagtcttcagaaatttttgggctttgctaacttttatcgtcgatttattgctggtttttcggatattgctaagccattgaccgatttgactaagaagggtgctgatgttgctgattggtcccctgacgctgtggaggcctttcgggagcttaagcgccgtttttcctctgcccctgtgttgcgtcagcctgatgttgctctaccttttcaggttgaggtcgacgcttctgagatcggagctggggcagtgttgtcgcagaaaagttctgactgctccgtgatgaggccttgtgccttcttttcccgtaaattttcgcccgctgagcggaattatgatgttgggaatcgggagcttttggccatgaagtgggcttttgaggagtggcgccattggcttgagggggccagacatcaggtggtggtattgactgaccacaaaaacttgatttatcttgagaccgccaggcgcctgaatcctagacaggcgcgctggtcattatttttctctcggtttaattttgtggtgtcatacctaccgggttct
Coding sequences:
- the PDZK1IP1 gene encoding PDZK1-interacting protein 1; this encodes MGYLQLIALLLLSLGPVSCQSETSKQARKIPQWGTGLIAVTVFLFLVLVIYVAKIVLKKSSKSNIESDPKGESKVHGDAAIPNGTYGQYTSRSREYEHAYDNPIEVNDNILTTPM